A section of the Labrus mixtus chromosome 15, fLabMix1.1, whole genome shotgun sequence genome encodes:
- the uba1 gene encoding ubiquitin-like modifier-activating enzyme 1 isoform X2, giving the protein MSSSPLSKKRRLSGTETKTGSHCSSSNSVRTDLSHTPANGMAKNGNDAEIDEGLYSRQLYVLGHDAMKRMQNSNVLISGMRGLGVEIAKNVVLGGVRGVTVHDQGVAEWRDLSSQFYLREEDLGKNRAEVSQLRLAELNNYVPVTAYTGVLTDDYLTKFQVVVLTNSDLDEQQQVGELCHSKGIKLIIADTRGLFGQLFCDFGEEMVVYDTNGEQPLSAMISMITKDNSGVVTCLDEVRHGFESGDFVTFTEVQGMTELNGCQPVEIKVLGPYTFSICDTAGFTDYVRGGIVSQVKVPKKIAFKSVSSSMAEPEFIMTDFAKFDRPGQLHVGFQAIHAFQKKHNHLPIPWGQADSDELLALAKEVNSAQTGSAKVEQLDDGLIKKLSYVSAGDLAPVNAFIGGLAAQEVMKACTGKFMPIMQWLYFDALECLAEEEDVMLTEEECAPRNSRYDGQIAVFGTKLQEMLGKQRYFLVGAGAIGCELLKNFAMIGLAGGEGEVIVTDMDTIEKSNLNRQFLFRPSDVTKMKSDTAAAAVKQMNPSIRITGHQNRVGPDTERVYDDDFFESLDGVANALDNVDARMYMDRRCVYYRKPLLESGTLGTKGNVQVVIPFLTESYSSSQDPPEKSIPICTLKNFPNAIEHTLQWARDEFEGLFKQPPENALQYLSDPKFMERTLKLPGAQPVEVLEAVYKCLVTDCPHSWADCVAWARNHWQVQYSNNISQLLHNFPPEQLTSSGAPFWSGPKRCPHPLEFSTSNELHMDYIMAAANLYAQTYGVQGSTDRGALVKILQEVKVPQFTPRSGVKIHVSDQDLQNSNSSVDDSRLEELKVQLPSSESSQFKLNAIDFEKDDDTNFHMDFIVAASNLRAENYDIPPTDRHKSKLIAGKIIPAIATTTAAVVGLVCLELIKIVQGHKKLESFKNGFMNLALPFFAFSEPIAAPRHKYYEIDWSLWDRFEVTGLQSNGDEMTLRQFLDYFKNEHKLEITMLSQGVSMLYSFFMPAAKLKERLDLPMTEIVTKVSKKKLGKHVKALVFELCCNDLSDEDVEVPYVRYTIR; this is encoded by the exons ATGTCCAGCTCGCCGCTGTCCAAGAAGCGTCGCTTGTCAGGAACAGAGACGAAGACGGGATCCCACTGCTCCTCCTCTAACTCTGTCAGAACTGATCTGTCCCACACACCTGCCAAC GGCATGGCTAAGAATGGCAATGATGCTGAGATCGACGAAGGCCTGTACTCCAGACAACT TTATGTGTTGGGCCATGACGCTATGAAGCGTATGCAAAACTCCAATGTACTCATCTCTGGTATGAGAGGTCTTGGAGTGGAGATCGCCAAGAATGTTGTCCTGGGAGGAGTTAGAGGTGTAACTGTTCACGACCAAGGAGTTGCAGAATGGAGAGacctctcctctcag TTTTACCTCAGGGAGGAAGACCTGGGAAAGAACAGAGCAGAGGTGAGTCAGCTTCGTTTGGCTGAACTCAACAACTACGTTCCTGTGACCGCCTACACTGGAGTACTCACTGACGACTACCTGACCAAGTTCCAG GTGGTAGTGCTGACTAATTCAGATTTggatgagcagcagcaggtgggaGAGCTCTGCCACAGCAAGGGAATCAAGCTGATCATCGCAGACACACGTGGTTTGTTTGG CCAACTTTTCTGTGACTTCGGTGAGGAGATGGTTGTGTATGACACCAATGGAGAGCAGCCATTGAGTGCCATGATTTCCATGATCACAAAG gacaATTCAGGGGTTGTGACGTGTCTAGATGAAGTTCGTCATGGCTTTGAGAGTGGAGACTTTGTCACCTTCACAGAGGTTCAGGGTATGACAGAGCTAAATGGTTGCCAGCCAGTGGAAATTAAAGTTCTGG GTCCCTACACCTTTAGCATCTGTGACACAGCTGGCTTCACAGACTATGTAAGAGGAGGAATTGTCTCCCAGGTCAAGGTGCCCAAGAAGATTGCTTTT AAATCCGTCTCTTCTTCCATGGCTGAACCAGAGTTCATTATGACAGACTTTGCCAAGTTCGATCGTCCAGGGCAGCTTCATGTGGGCTTCCAGGCTATCCATGCCTTCCAGAAGAAACATAACCACCTTCCTATACCTTGGGGCCAG GCTGATAGTGATGAGCTTTTGGCATTGGCCAAAGAGGTGAACTCAGCCCAGACCGGTTCAGCCAAAGTGGAGCAGCTGGATGACGGTCTTATCAAAAAGTTGTCCTATGTTTCTGCTGGTGATCTGGCCCCTGTCAATGCCTTCATTGGGGGTCTGGCTGCACAGGAAGTTATGAAG GCATGCACAGGAAAATTCATGCCCATAATGCAGTGGCTCTACTTTGATGCCCTGGAGTGCCTGGCTGAGGAGGAAGATGTCATGTTAACAGAGGAAGAGTGCGCCCCT AGGAACAGCCGATACGATGGGCAGATTGCTGTGTTTGGCACCAAGCTGCAGGAAATGCTTGGCAAACAGCGCTACTTCCTG GTGGGAGCTGGTGCCATTGGCTGTGAGCTGTTGAAAAACTTTGCCATGATTGGACTGGCAGGCGGTGAGGGAGAGGTTATTGTGACAGACATGGACACCATAGAGAAGTCCAACCTCAACAGACAGTTCCTCTTCAGACCCTCAGATGTTACG aaaatgaagagtgacacagctgctgctgcagtgaaaCAGATGAACCCTTCCATCAGGATCACCGGTCACCAGAACAGAGTGGGTCCTGACACAGAGAGGGTCTACGATGACGACTTCTTTGAAAGCCTTGACGGAGTGGCGAATGCACTGGATAATGTTGACGCAC GTATGTACATGGATCGGAGGTGTGTGTACTACCGTAAACCTTTACTGGAGTCTGGTACTCTTGGCACCAAAGGCAATGTCCAGGTTGTGATCCCCTTCCTCACAGAGTCATACAGCTCCAGCCAAGACCCACCTGAGAAGTCCATCCCCATCTGCACCCTCAAGAACTTCCCGAATGCCAttgaacacacactgcag TGGGCACGTGATGAGTTTGAGGGACTATTCAAACAACCCCCAGAGAATGCCTTGCAGTACCTCTC AGATCCAAAGTTCATGGAGCGTACTCTGAAGCTTCCTGGAGCCCAGCCTGTGGAGGTGCTGGAGGCTGTTTACAAGTGTCTTGTCACAGACTGCCCCCACAGCTGGGCTGACTGTGTGGCCTGGGCCCGCAACCACTGGCAGGTCCAGTACAGCAACAACATCAGCCAGCTTCTGCACAACTTCCCCCCAGAGCAG cttACCAGCTCTGGTGCCCCCTTCTGGTCTGGCCCAAAGAGGTGTCCTCACCCCCTAGAATTCAGCACTAGCAAT GAGCTGCACATGGATTACATCATGGCAGCGGCGAACCTGTATGCCCAGACGTATGGTGTACAGGGCAGCACTGATCGTGGAGCTCTAGTCAAGATCCTACAGGAGGTCAAGGTGCCACAATTTACCCCTCGTTCAGGAGTCAAAATCCATGTGTCTGACCAGGACCTGCAGAACAGCAATTCCTCTGTTG ATGACTCAAGACTGGAAGAGCTGAAGGTCCAGCTGCCTTCCTCTGAATCTTCCCAGTTCAAACTCAACGCCATTGACTTTGAGAAG GATGATGACACCAACTTCCACATGGACTTTATCGTAGCAGCATCCAACCTGAGGGCAGAGAACTACGACATTCCccccacagacagacacaag AGCAAACTCATAGCTGGCAAGATCATTCCTGCCATTGCCACTACcactgcagctgtggttggcCTTGTCTGCCTGGAGCTCATCAAAATTGTTCAAGGACACAAGAAGCTGGAGTCTTTCAAGAATGGCTTCATGAACTTGGCCCTGCCTTTCTTCGCCTTCTCCGAGCCTATCGCTGCTCCCAGACATAAG tACTATGAGATTGATTGGTCATTGTGGGATCGCTTTGAGGTCACAGGGTTGCAGTCCAATGGGGATGAAATGACACTCCGACAGTTCCTGGACTACTTTAAA AATGAGCATAAGTTGGAAATCACCATGCTTTCTCAGGGAGTGTCCATGCTCTATTCATTTTTCATGCCTGCTGCCAAACTCAAAGAGAGACTGGACCTGCC gatgACAGAGATTGTGACAAAGGTGTCCAAAAAGAAGCTGGGCAAGCACGTGAAAGCGCTGGTGTTTGAGCTCTGCTGTAATGACCTGTCAGATGAAGACGTGGAAGTGCCCTATGTCAGATACACCATCCGCTGA
- the arhgef3l gene encoding rho guanine nucleotide exchange factor (GEF) 3, like isoform X1, whose protein sequence is MEVEDTGETRTSWSTAAEDRHIFCDHVGKKRKQDPAPAPVIRITEDEEEDEDGEIMSDHMKDSEEPSNKRVKPVVKSNSLTGLITPTKTPALKRIGQSISRSISFRTEARPLPPAPLRPRTKASSFPRRRNSQCWSDTVESHDLTAKEIKRQEVIYELTQGERQLIDDLSLVKKVYYEPMLKLDIMTESELGQIFGTLDSLIPLHQDLLSRLERLRGSEKTVGEIGPTLMNWFPCLEAYVTYCCNQVGAKALLDQKKQEKRVEHFLRLCQESSFSRKLDLWNFLDLPRSRLVKYPLLLKEIQKCTPPDHPDEDTLPDALELIQSIVGEVNKKTGEAECQFYRRGLSYLDESQRLPEIQLSRFLYCHGELKNNKGQRLHVFLFELALVLSRPGEDKDGGQVFNVYRQPLPNALINLEEIPDGEAAGGGTFRGAFTGNDKVRNCFRVSSRGRSKVNPYSLQANDSFSKQQWITCLRQAIVQSRDRTAQTSQSPLTLHTDPALCHIAELSLSSDTDMEDHTGR, encoded by the exons ATGGAAGTGGAGGACACTGGTGAAACAAGGACTTCCTG GTCCACAGCAGCAGAAGACAGACACATCTTCTGTGACCATGTTGGG aagaagagaaaacaagaccCAGCCCCTGCACCTGTGATCAGAATCACAGAG gatgaagaggaagatgaggacgGTGAAATAATGTCCGACCACATGAAGGATTCAGAG GAGCCCAGTAATAAGAGGGTCAAACCAGTGGTCAAGTCAAATAGCCTAACAGGGCTCATAACCCCAACGAAGACCCCCGCTCTGAAGCGCATTGGACAGTCCATTTCG CGCTCCATCAGTTTTCGCACAGAGGCTCGACCTTTGCCACCAGCCCCCCTGCGCCCTCGCACGAAGGCCTCGTCGTTTCCACGCCGACGAAATAGCCAATGCTGGAGCGACACCGTGGAGAGTCATGACCTGACTGCAAAGGAGATCAAACGGCAAGAG GTGATTTATGAGCTCACTCAGGGAGAAAGGCAACTCATCGATGACCTCAGTCTGGTCAAGAAG GTGTACTATGAGCCCATGCTGAAGTTGGACATTATGACGGAAAGCGAACTTGGACAAATCTTTGGTACACTCGACTCTCTTATCCCTTTGCATCAAG ATCTCCTGAGTCGTCTGGAGCGGCTGAGGGGATCAGAGAAGACAGTCGGAGAGATTGGGCCTACCCTGATGAACTGG TTTCCTTGTCTGGAGGCCTATGTAACATACTGCTGTAACCAGGTGGGGGCTAAAGCTCTGCTGGACCAAAAGAAGCAAGAGAAAAGAGTGGAGCACTTCCTGCGGCTGTGTCAGGAGTCCTCATTCAGCAGGAAACTGGACTTGTGGAACTTCTTAGATCTCCCCCGAAGTCGTTTAGTGAAATACCCGCTGTTGTTAAAAGAGATCCAGAAGTGCACACCTCCAGATCACCCGGACGAGGACACATTACCTGATGCT TTGGAGTTAATCCAGAGCATTGTGGGGGAGGTGAACAAGAAGACGGGAGAGGCCGAGTGTCAGTTCTACAGGCGAGGTCTCAGCTACCTGGATGAGAGTCAGAGACTACCAGAGATCCAGCTGTCCCGCTTCCTGTACTGCCACGGAGAGCTGAAGAACAACAAGGGCCAG CGGCTGCatgtcttcctgtttgagttgGCGTTGGTGCTTTCCAGACCGGGGGAGGACAAGGACGGAGGTCAGGTGTTCAATGTGTACAGACAACCTCTGCCCAATGCCCTGATCAACCTGGAGGAGATCCCAGACGGGGAGGCTGCTGGAGGGGGCACCTTCAGGGGGGCATTCACTGGAAATGATAAAG TGAGGAACTGTTTCCGTGTgagcagcagagggcgctccAAAGTAAACCCTTACAGCCTGCAGGCCAACGACTCCTTCAGCAAGCAGCAGTGGATCACCTGTCTGCGCCAGGCCATCGTCCAGTCCAGGGACCGGACAGCTCAGACCAGCCAGTCGCCGCTCACCCTCCACACCGATCCCGCCCTGTGCCACATAGCCGAGCTCAGCCTCAGCTCGGACACGGACATGGAGGACCACACCGGCCgctaa
- the arhgef3l gene encoding rho guanine nucleotide exchange factor (GEF) 3, like isoform X2: protein MEVEDTGETRTSWSTAAEDRHIFCDHVGKRKQDPAPAPVIRITEDEEEDEDGEIMSDHMKDSEEPSNKRVKPVVKSNSLTGLITPTKTPALKRIGQSISRSISFRTEARPLPPAPLRPRTKASSFPRRRNSQCWSDTVESHDLTAKEIKRQEVIYELTQGERQLIDDLSLVKKVYYEPMLKLDIMTESELGQIFGTLDSLIPLHQDLLSRLERLRGSEKTVGEIGPTLMNWFPCLEAYVTYCCNQVGAKALLDQKKQEKRVEHFLRLCQESSFSRKLDLWNFLDLPRSRLVKYPLLLKEIQKCTPPDHPDEDTLPDALELIQSIVGEVNKKTGEAECQFYRRGLSYLDESQRLPEIQLSRFLYCHGELKNNKGQRLHVFLFELALVLSRPGEDKDGGQVFNVYRQPLPNALINLEEIPDGEAAGGGTFRGAFTGNDKVRNCFRVSSRGRSKVNPYSLQANDSFSKQQWITCLRQAIVQSRDRTAQTSQSPLTLHTDPALCHIAELSLSSDTDMEDHTGR from the exons ATGGAAGTGGAGGACACTGGTGAAACAAGGACTTCCTG GTCCACAGCAGCAGAAGACAGACACATCTTCTGTGACCATGTTGGG aagagaaaacaagaccCAGCCCCTGCACCTGTGATCAGAATCACAGAG gatgaagaggaagatgaggacgGTGAAATAATGTCCGACCACATGAAGGATTCAGAG GAGCCCAGTAATAAGAGGGTCAAACCAGTGGTCAAGTCAAATAGCCTAACAGGGCTCATAACCCCAACGAAGACCCCCGCTCTGAAGCGCATTGGACAGTCCATTTCG CGCTCCATCAGTTTTCGCACAGAGGCTCGACCTTTGCCACCAGCCCCCCTGCGCCCTCGCACGAAGGCCTCGTCGTTTCCACGCCGACGAAATAGCCAATGCTGGAGCGACACCGTGGAGAGTCATGACCTGACTGCAAAGGAGATCAAACGGCAAGAG GTGATTTATGAGCTCACTCAGGGAGAAAGGCAACTCATCGATGACCTCAGTCTGGTCAAGAAG GTGTACTATGAGCCCATGCTGAAGTTGGACATTATGACGGAAAGCGAACTTGGACAAATCTTTGGTACACTCGACTCTCTTATCCCTTTGCATCAAG ATCTCCTGAGTCGTCTGGAGCGGCTGAGGGGATCAGAGAAGACAGTCGGAGAGATTGGGCCTACCCTGATGAACTGG TTTCCTTGTCTGGAGGCCTATGTAACATACTGCTGTAACCAGGTGGGGGCTAAAGCTCTGCTGGACCAAAAGAAGCAAGAGAAAAGAGTGGAGCACTTCCTGCGGCTGTGTCAGGAGTCCTCATTCAGCAGGAAACTGGACTTGTGGAACTTCTTAGATCTCCCCCGAAGTCGTTTAGTGAAATACCCGCTGTTGTTAAAAGAGATCCAGAAGTGCACACCTCCAGATCACCCGGACGAGGACACATTACCTGATGCT TTGGAGTTAATCCAGAGCATTGTGGGGGAGGTGAACAAGAAGACGGGAGAGGCCGAGTGTCAGTTCTACAGGCGAGGTCTCAGCTACCTGGATGAGAGTCAGAGACTACCAGAGATCCAGCTGTCCCGCTTCCTGTACTGCCACGGAGAGCTGAAGAACAACAAGGGCCAG CGGCTGCatgtcttcctgtttgagttgGCGTTGGTGCTTTCCAGACCGGGGGAGGACAAGGACGGAGGTCAGGTGTTCAATGTGTACAGACAACCTCTGCCCAATGCCCTGATCAACCTGGAGGAGATCCCAGACGGGGAGGCTGCTGGAGGGGGCACCTTCAGGGGGGCATTCACTGGAAATGATAAAG TGAGGAACTGTTTCCGTGTgagcagcagagggcgctccAAAGTAAACCCTTACAGCCTGCAGGCCAACGACTCCTTCAGCAAGCAGCAGTGGATCACCTGTCTGCGCCAGGCCATCGTCCAGTCCAGGGACCGGACAGCTCAGACCAGCCAGTCGCCGCTCACCCTCCACACCGATCCCGCCCTGTGCCACATAGCCGAGCTCAGCCTCAGCTCGGACACGGACATGGAGGACCACACCGGCCgctaa
- the uba1 gene encoding ubiquitin-like modifier-activating enzyme 1 isoform X1: MRHRSSAPFPPTPICHFGFVPVLQSRSQQRNYIEGDSQYNDIVTRQYSVDPPNPRNAFLLVLPIVEVITIVNIDITLRERSGFASGRDREGLLMSSSPLSKKRRLSGTETKTGSHCSSSNSVRTDLSHTPANGMAKNGNDAEIDEGLYSRQLYVLGHDAMKRMQNSNVLISGMRGLGVEIAKNVVLGGVRGVTVHDQGVAEWRDLSSQFYLREEDLGKNRAEVSQLRLAELNNYVPVTAYTGVLTDDYLTKFQVVVLTNSDLDEQQQVGELCHSKGIKLIIADTRGLFGQLFCDFGEEMVVYDTNGEQPLSAMISMITKDNSGVVTCLDEVRHGFESGDFVTFTEVQGMTELNGCQPVEIKVLGPYTFSICDTAGFTDYVRGGIVSQVKVPKKIAFKSVSSSMAEPEFIMTDFAKFDRPGQLHVGFQAIHAFQKKHNHLPIPWGQADSDELLALAKEVNSAQTGSAKVEQLDDGLIKKLSYVSAGDLAPVNAFIGGLAAQEVMKACTGKFMPIMQWLYFDALECLAEEEDVMLTEEECAPRNSRYDGQIAVFGTKLQEMLGKQRYFLVGAGAIGCELLKNFAMIGLAGGEGEVIVTDMDTIEKSNLNRQFLFRPSDVTKMKSDTAAAAVKQMNPSIRITGHQNRVGPDTERVYDDDFFESLDGVANALDNVDARMYMDRRCVYYRKPLLESGTLGTKGNVQVVIPFLTESYSSSQDPPEKSIPICTLKNFPNAIEHTLQWARDEFEGLFKQPPENALQYLSDPKFMERTLKLPGAQPVEVLEAVYKCLVTDCPHSWADCVAWARNHWQVQYSNNISQLLHNFPPEQLTSSGAPFWSGPKRCPHPLEFSTSNELHMDYIMAAANLYAQTYGVQGSTDRGALVKILQEVKVPQFTPRSGVKIHVSDQDLQNSNSSVDDSRLEELKVQLPSSESSQFKLNAIDFEKDDDTNFHMDFIVAASNLRAENYDIPPTDRHKSKLIAGKIIPAIATTTAAVVGLVCLELIKIVQGHKKLESFKNGFMNLALPFFAFSEPIAAPRHKYYEIDWSLWDRFEVTGLQSNGDEMTLRQFLDYFKNEHKLEITMLSQGVSMLYSFFMPAAKLKERLDLPMTEIVTKVSKKKLGKHVKALVFELCCNDLSDEDVEVPYVRYTIR; this comes from the exons ATGCGTCACAGATCCTCCGCCCccttcccccccacccccatctgCCATTTTGGTTTTGTTCCCGTCCTGCAGTCGCGAAGCCAGCAACGCAATTACATAGAAGGAGACTCTCAGTACAACGACATAGTGACTCGACAATATAGTGTAGACCCTCCTAATCCCCGCAACGCTTTTCTTTTAGTATTACCAATCGTCGAAGTTATTACCATCGTTAACATCGACATAACACTGCGGGAGAGGAGCGGGTTCGCATCGGGAAGGGACCGAGAAGGATTATTG ATGTCCAGCTCGCCGCTGTCCAAGAAGCGTCGCTTGTCAGGAACAGAGACGAAGACGGGATCCCACTGCTCCTCCTCTAACTCTGTCAGAACTGATCTGTCCCACACACCTGCCAAC GGCATGGCTAAGAATGGCAATGATGCTGAGATCGACGAAGGCCTGTACTCCAGACAACT TTATGTGTTGGGCCATGACGCTATGAAGCGTATGCAAAACTCCAATGTACTCATCTCTGGTATGAGAGGTCTTGGAGTGGAGATCGCCAAGAATGTTGTCCTGGGAGGAGTTAGAGGTGTAACTGTTCACGACCAAGGAGTTGCAGAATGGAGAGacctctcctctcag TTTTACCTCAGGGAGGAAGACCTGGGAAAGAACAGAGCAGAGGTGAGTCAGCTTCGTTTGGCTGAACTCAACAACTACGTTCCTGTGACCGCCTACACTGGAGTACTCACTGACGACTACCTGACCAAGTTCCAG GTGGTAGTGCTGACTAATTCAGATTTggatgagcagcagcaggtgggaGAGCTCTGCCACAGCAAGGGAATCAAGCTGATCATCGCAGACACACGTGGTTTGTTTGG CCAACTTTTCTGTGACTTCGGTGAGGAGATGGTTGTGTATGACACCAATGGAGAGCAGCCATTGAGTGCCATGATTTCCATGATCACAAAG gacaATTCAGGGGTTGTGACGTGTCTAGATGAAGTTCGTCATGGCTTTGAGAGTGGAGACTTTGTCACCTTCACAGAGGTTCAGGGTATGACAGAGCTAAATGGTTGCCAGCCAGTGGAAATTAAAGTTCTGG GTCCCTACACCTTTAGCATCTGTGACACAGCTGGCTTCACAGACTATGTAAGAGGAGGAATTGTCTCCCAGGTCAAGGTGCCCAAGAAGATTGCTTTT AAATCCGTCTCTTCTTCCATGGCTGAACCAGAGTTCATTATGACAGACTTTGCCAAGTTCGATCGTCCAGGGCAGCTTCATGTGGGCTTCCAGGCTATCCATGCCTTCCAGAAGAAACATAACCACCTTCCTATACCTTGGGGCCAG GCTGATAGTGATGAGCTTTTGGCATTGGCCAAAGAGGTGAACTCAGCCCAGACCGGTTCAGCCAAAGTGGAGCAGCTGGATGACGGTCTTATCAAAAAGTTGTCCTATGTTTCTGCTGGTGATCTGGCCCCTGTCAATGCCTTCATTGGGGGTCTGGCTGCACAGGAAGTTATGAAG GCATGCACAGGAAAATTCATGCCCATAATGCAGTGGCTCTACTTTGATGCCCTGGAGTGCCTGGCTGAGGAGGAAGATGTCATGTTAACAGAGGAAGAGTGCGCCCCT AGGAACAGCCGATACGATGGGCAGATTGCTGTGTTTGGCACCAAGCTGCAGGAAATGCTTGGCAAACAGCGCTACTTCCTG GTGGGAGCTGGTGCCATTGGCTGTGAGCTGTTGAAAAACTTTGCCATGATTGGACTGGCAGGCGGTGAGGGAGAGGTTATTGTGACAGACATGGACACCATAGAGAAGTCCAACCTCAACAGACAGTTCCTCTTCAGACCCTCAGATGTTACG aaaatgaagagtgacacagctgctgctgcagtgaaaCAGATGAACCCTTCCATCAGGATCACCGGTCACCAGAACAGAGTGGGTCCTGACACAGAGAGGGTCTACGATGACGACTTCTTTGAAAGCCTTGACGGAGTGGCGAATGCACTGGATAATGTTGACGCAC GTATGTACATGGATCGGAGGTGTGTGTACTACCGTAAACCTTTACTGGAGTCTGGTACTCTTGGCACCAAAGGCAATGTCCAGGTTGTGATCCCCTTCCTCACAGAGTCATACAGCTCCAGCCAAGACCCACCTGAGAAGTCCATCCCCATCTGCACCCTCAAGAACTTCCCGAATGCCAttgaacacacactgcag TGGGCACGTGATGAGTTTGAGGGACTATTCAAACAACCCCCAGAGAATGCCTTGCAGTACCTCTC AGATCCAAAGTTCATGGAGCGTACTCTGAAGCTTCCTGGAGCCCAGCCTGTGGAGGTGCTGGAGGCTGTTTACAAGTGTCTTGTCACAGACTGCCCCCACAGCTGGGCTGACTGTGTGGCCTGGGCCCGCAACCACTGGCAGGTCCAGTACAGCAACAACATCAGCCAGCTTCTGCACAACTTCCCCCCAGAGCAG cttACCAGCTCTGGTGCCCCCTTCTGGTCTGGCCCAAAGAGGTGTCCTCACCCCCTAGAATTCAGCACTAGCAAT GAGCTGCACATGGATTACATCATGGCAGCGGCGAACCTGTATGCCCAGACGTATGGTGTACAGGGCAGCACTGATCGTGGAGCTCTAGTCAAGATCCTACAGGAGGTCAAGGTGCCACAATTTACCCCTCGTTCAGGAGTCAAAATCCATGTGTCTGACCAGGACCTGCAGAACAGCAATTCCTCTGTTG ATGACTCAAGACTGGAAGAGCTGAAGGTCCAGCTGCCTTCCTCTGAATCTTCCCAGTTCAAACTCAACGCCATTGACTTTGAGAAG GATGATGACACCAACTTCCACATGGACTTTATCGTAGCAGCATCCAACCTGAGGGCAGAGAACTACGACATTCCccccacagacagacacaag AGCAAACTCATAGCTGGCAAGATCATTCCTGCCATTGCCACTACcactgcagctgtggttggcCTTGTCTGCCTGGAGCTCATCAAAATTGTTCAAGGACACAAGAAGCTGGAGTCTTTCAAGAATGGCTTCATGAACTTGGCCCTGCCTTTCTTCGCCTTCTCCGAGCCTATCGCTGCTCCCAGACATAAG tACTATGAGATTGATTGGTCATTGTGGGATCGCTTTGAGGTCACAGGGTTGCAGTCCAATGGGGATGAAATGACACTCCGACAGTTCCTGGACTACTTTAAA AATGAGCATAAGTTGGAAATCACCATGCTTTCTCAGGGAGTGTCCATGCTCTATTCATTTTTCATGCCTGCTGCCAAACTCAAAGAGAGACTGGACCTGCC gatgACAGAGATTGTGACAAAGGTGTCCAAAAAGAAGCTGGGCAAGCACGTGAAAGCGCTGGTGTTTGAGCTCTGCTGTAATGACCTGTCAGATGAAGACGTGGAAGTGCCCTATGTCAGATACACCATCCGCTGA